The proteins below come from a single Streptomyces sp. SCSIO 75703 genomic window:
- a CDS encoding mechanosensitive ion channel family protein, translating into MSLFAAASRTDPEPLPAAPAVPTLQDAQEHATNAAGWVEENWATWLAVGLRVLLIVVIATVLRTVVRRAITKLIDRMNRTVQAVDGTALGGLLVNAERRRQRSQAIGSVLRSVASFLILGTAALMILGTFQINLAPLLASAGVAGVAIGFGARNLVTDFLSGVFMILEDQYGVGDSIDAGVAGGEVIEVGLRVTKLRGDHGEIWYVRNGEVKRIGNLSQGWSTAGVDVTVRADEDLDRVKETLDAVAERMAKEEPWNEMLWGPVEVLGLDSVLLDSMVVRVAAKTMPGKALTVERELRWRVKRAFDAADIPIVGGATVPAQEDGSDPAAAVAAPSAYASATSPQSLAASPLAPPGTAK; encoded by the coding sequence GTGTCCCTGTTCGCCGCCGCCTCGCGGACCGACCCGGAGCCGCTCCCGGCCGCACCGGCGGTGCCGACCCTCCAGGACGCCCAGGAGCACGCGACCAACGCGGCCGGCTGGGTCGAGGAGAACTGGGCCACCTGGCTCGCCGTCGGCCTGCGCGTCCTGCTGATCGTGGTGATCGCCACGGTGCTGCGGACGGTGGTCCGGCGGGCCATCACCAAGCTGATAGACCGCATGAACCGCACCGTCCAGGCGGTGGACGGCACCGCGCTGGGCGGACTGCTGGTCAACGCCGAGCGGCGCCGGCAGCGCTCGCAGGCGATCGGCTCGGTGCTGCGCTCGGTGGCGAGCTTCCTCATCCTGGGCACGGCGGCCCTGATGATCCTCGGCACCTTCCAGATCAACCTGGCCCCGCTGCTGGCCTCGGCCGGCGTGGCCGGCGTGGCGATCGGCTTCGGCGCCCGCAACCTGGTCACCGACTTCCTCTCCGGCGTCTTCATGATCCTGGAGGACCAGTACGGCGTCGGCGACAGCATCGACGCGGGCGTGGCCGGCGGAGAGGTGATCGAGGTCGGGCTGCGGGTGACCAAGCTGCGCGGCGACCACGGCGAGATCTGGTACGTCCGCAACGGCGAGGTGAAGCGGATCGGGAACCTCTCCCAGGGCTGGTCCACGGCCGGGGTGGACGTCACCGTCCGCGCCGACGAGGACCTGGACCGGGTCAAGGAGACCCTGGACGCGGTCGCCGAGCGGATGGCCAAGGAGGAGCCCTGGAACGAGATGCTGTGGGGCCCCGTCGAGGTGCTGGGCCTGGACTCGGTGCTGCTGGACTCCATGGTGGTCCGCGTCGCCGCCAAGACGATGCCGGGCAAGGCGCTCACCGTCGAACGCGAGCTGCGCTGGCGCGTCAAGCGGGCCTTCGACGCGGCCGACATCCCGATCGTGGGCGGCGCCACGGTCCCCGCGCAGGAGGACGGGTCCGACCCGGCGGCGGCGGTCGCCGCGCCCTCGGCGTACGCCAGCGCGACCTCCCCGCAGTCCCTCGCCGCCTCCCCCCTGGCCCCGCCGGGCACCGCGAAGTAG
- a CDS encoding HNH endonuclease, which translates to MPHVLVLNASYEPLGVVPLRRALVLVLESKAVCLEESGAYLHSATVTVAAPSVVRLKRFVRVPYRGPVPLTRRALFARDGGRCMYCGATATSVDHVVPRSRGGRHAWDNVVASCRRCNHVKADRHLVELGWRLRHAPAPPTGLAWRIIGTGHRDPRWLPYLQPYGADDALARIDGISA; encoded by the coding sequence GTGCCGCATGTCCTGGTCCTCAACGCGTCGTACGAGCCACTGGGCGTCGTACCGCTCCGCCGCGCGCTCGTCCTCGTCCTGGAGAGCAAGGCCGTGTGCCTGGAGGAGTCCGGCGCCTACCTGCACAGCGCCACCGTGACGGTGGCCGCGCCCAGTGTGGTCCGGCTCAAACGCTTCGTCCGCGTCCCCTACCGGGGGCCGGTCCCGCTCACCCGGCGGGCGCTCTTCGCCCGGGACGGCGGGCGGTGCATGTACTGCGGCGCCACCGCGACCAGCGTCGACCACGTCGTCCCGCGCAGCCGCGGCGGACGGCACGCCTGGGACAACGTGGTGGCCTCCTGCCGCCGCTGCAACCACGTCAAGGCCGACCGGCACCTGGTCGAACTGGGCTGGCGGCTGCGCCACGCGCCGGCCCCGCCCACCGGCCTGGCCTGGCGGATCATCGGCACCGGGCACCGCGACCCGCGCTGGCTGCCCTACCTGCAGCCCTACGGCGCGGACGACGCCCTGGCCCGGATCGACGGCATCTCCGCCTGA
- a CDS encoding beta-N-acetylglucosaminidase domain-containing protein has protein sequence MQARRRKGTAALAFAVLAGSLGALGTAPAVAAEPHTGGAAARPERAAGTGPAVWPRPQSLRAGGSAVTVTEEVALLAAPGADPYALEALREVLREAGARRVTTPAAGERPAEGALVVRTTTEGTHAVSPGAQAQALPPGGYRLTVGGGTVTLAGTGADGLFHAVQTLRQLVDPAAGTIAAVVVEDWPGTAVRGVTEGFYGTPWTHAERLDQLDFLGRTKQNRYLYSPGDDLYRQARWREPYPAGQRARFRELAERARANHVTPAWAVSPGQAMCFSSEADVRALTRKLDAMWALGFRAFHLQFQDVSYSEWHCDADAREFGSGPGSAARAQARVANAVARHLAGRHPDAADLTVMPTEYYQDGSTSYRRALADALDPAVQVAWTGVGVVPRTITGRELAEARGVFGRPLVTLDNYPVNDYEPGRLFLGPYQGREPAVATGSAALLANAMEQPRASRIPLFTAADYAWNPRDYRPEESWRAAIGDLAGGDAGGRRALAALAGNDASSVLGTEESAYLRPLMEAFWRADSGSGGDVAAAERRLRGEFALLRELPGRLPAALSAEVAPWARQLARYGESGEVALDLLAAQRAGDAAAAWTAYRELGRLRGELGTARVTVGEGVLDPFLGRAQKAYRSWAGLDHEPAAEPEAGEGRTVRFPRTRPLATVTVLADPGARGEVEVRVPGEGWVRAGALAADGATEVTVRRAVRAVRVTGDGAARVRHLVPWFGDAADASLELPGTRTEAQIGVTERVTVRLGSLRARDVRGTLTAEAPEGVEVRLPKGPLTLPRGREVQVPLEVTVAPGTPVRSYGIRVGFGGVERTLTVAAFPRTGGPDLARGGTAASSADETEDFPASAANDGDPETRWSSPADDGAWWQVELERPVRLGRLVLHWQDAHASEYRVQVSPDGRRWRTAASVREGRGGEESVRMDARDVRFVRVQGEKRATPYGYSLWSVEAYAVAE, from the coding sequence GTGCAAGCACGGCGGAGGAAGGGGACGGCCGCCCTCGCGTTCGCCGTCCTCGCCGGAAGCCTGGGAGCGCTGGGCACCGCCCCCGCCGTGGCGGCGGAGCCGCACACCGGCGGGGCCGCCGCGCGGCCCGAGCGGGCGGCGGGCACCGGCCCGGCCGTCTGGCCGCGCCCCCAGTCGCTGCGGGCCGGCGGCTCGGCGGTGACGGTCACCGAGGAGGTGGCCCTGCTGGCGGCCCCGGGCGCCGATCCGTACGCCCTGGAGGCACTGCGGGAGGTGCTGCGGGAGGCGGGCGCGCGCCGCGTCACGACCCCGGCCGCCGGGGAGCGGCCGGCCGAGGGGGCGCTGGTGGTGCGGACCACCACCGAGGGCACCCACGCCGTCTCGCCGGGCGCGCAGGCGCAGGCGCTGCCCCCGGGCGGGTACCGGCTCACCGTGGGCGGCGGCACCGTCACCCTGGCCGGGACCGGCGCGGACGGGCTGTTCCACGCCGTGCAGACGCTGCGCCAACTGGTGGACCCGGCCGCCGGGACCATCGCGGCCGTCGTCGTCGAGGACTGGCCGGGCACCGCCGTGCGCGGGGTCACCGAGGGCTTCTACGGCACGCCCTGGACGCACGCGGAGCGGCTGGACCAACTGGACTTCCTGGGCCGCACCAAGCAGAACCGGTACCTGTACTCCCCCGGCGACGACCTCTACCGGCAGGCCCGCTGGCGCGAGCCGTACCCGGCCGGGCAGCGCGCCCGGTTCCGGGAGCTGGCCGAACGGGCCCGCGCCAACCACGTCACGCCGGCCTGGGCGGTGTCGCCGGGGCAGGCCATGTGCTTCTCCTCGGAGGCGGACGTGCGGGCGCTGACCCGCAAGCTGGACGCGATGTGGGCGCTCGGTTTCCGCGCCTTCCACCTCCAGTTCCAGGACGTCAGCTACAGCGAGTGGCACTGCGACGCGGACGCGCGGGAGTTCGGCTCCGGCCCCGGCTCGGCGGCGCGGGCGCAGGCCCGGGTGGCGAACGCGGTGGCCCGGCACCTGGCCGGCCGGCACCCGGACGCGGCCGACCTGACGGTGATGCCGACCGAGTACTACCAGGACGGGTCGACGTCCTACCGCCGGGCGCTGGCGGACGCCCTGGACCCGGCGGTGCAGGTGGCGTGGACCGGCGTGGGCGTGGTGCCGCGCACCATCACCGGGCGGGAACTGGCCGAGGCGCGCGGCGTGTTCGGCCGCCCGCTGGTCACCCTGGACAACTACCCGGTCAACGACTACGAGCCCGGCCGGCTCTTCCTCGGCCCCTACCAGGGCCGGGAGCCGGCCGTGGCCACCGGCTCGGCGGCGTTGCTGGCCAACGCGATGGAGCAGCCGCGGGCCTCCCGCATCCCGCTGTTCACGGCCGCCGACTACGCCTGGAACCCGCGCGACTACCGGCCCGAGGAGTCCTGGCGGGCCGCGATCGGCGACCTGGCGGGCGGTGACGCGGGCGGCCGGCGGGCGCTCGCGGCCCTGGCCGGCAACGACGCGTCCTCGGTGCTCGGCACCGAGGAGTCGGCGTACCTGCGGCCCCTGATGGAGGCGTTCTGGCGGGCGGACTCCGGGTCCGGCGGGGACGTCGCGGCGGCGGAGCGGCGGCTGCGCGGGGAGTTCGCGCTGCTGCGGGAGCTGCCGGGCCGGCTGCCCGCCGCGCTCTCCGCCGAGGTCGCCCCCTGGGCGCGGCAGCTCGCCCGGTACGGCGAGTCCGGGGAGGTCGCCCTGGACCTGCTGGCGGCGCAGCGCGCCGGGGACGCGGCGGCGGCCTGGACGGCGTACCGGGAGCTGGGCCGGCTCCGCGGGGAGTTGGGCACGGCCCGCGTCACGGTCGGCGAGGGCGTGCTGGACCCGTTCCTCGGGCGGGCGCAGAAGGCGTACCGGTCCTGGGCGGGCCTGGACCACGAGCCGGCCGCGGAACCGGAGGCCGGCGAGGGCCGCACGGTGCGTTTCCCGCGCACCCGGCCGCTGGCGACGGTGACGGTGCTGGCCGACCCCGGCGCCCGGGGCGAGGTGGAGGTGCGGGTCCCCGGCGAGGGCTGGGTGCGGGCCGGCGCGCTGGCGGCGGACGGCGCCACCGAGGTCACCGTGCGCCGCGCGGTGCGGGCGGTGCGGGTCACCGGGGACGGCGCCGCGCGGGTGCGGCACCTGGTGCCGTGGTTCGGGGACGCGGCGGACGCCTCGCTGGAGCTGCCCGGGACCCGCACGGAGGCGCAGATCGGCGTCACCGAGCGGGTCACCGTGCGGCTCGGCTCGCTGCGGGCGCGGGACGTGCGGGGCACGCTGACCGCCGAGGCCCCCGAGGGCGTGGAGGTGCGGCTGCCGAAGGGGCCGCTGACGCTGCCGCGCGGCCGGGAGGTGCAGGTCCCGCTGGAGGTGACGGTCGCCCCGGGCACGCCGGTCCGTTCGTACGGGATCCGGGTCGGGTTCGGCGGGGTGGAGCGCACGCTGACGGTCGCGGCGTTCCCGCGCACCGGCGGTCCCGACCTGGCGCGCGGGGGCACCGCCGCCTCCTCGGCGGACGAGACGGAGGACTTCCCGGCCTCGGCGGCGAACGACGGGGACCCCGAGACGCGGTGGTCCTCGCCGGCGGACGACGGCGCCTGGTGGCAGGTGGAGCTGGAGCGGCCGGTGCGGCTGGGCCGGCTCGTGCTGCACTGGCAGGACGCCCACGCCTCGGAGTACCGGGTGCAGGTGTCCCCGGACGGACGGCGCTGGCGTACGGCGGCCTCGGTGCGCGAGGGGCGGGGCGGCGAGGAGTCGGTCCGCATGGACGCGCGGGACGTGCGCTTCGTGCGCGTGCAGGGCGAGAAGCGGGCGACGCCCTACGGTTACTCGCTGTGGTCGGTGGAGGCGTACGCGGTCGCGGAGTGA
- the malQ gene encoding 4-alpha-glucanotransferase yields the protein MTTARTAPRATADPAADLARLAGLHGVATSYRPSPDRTVTVGPAAVVRALAALDVDASGPEAVRHALAAREAALRARLLPPTLVHWSGAPAPAALAALPDGTRLRVETEQGEVRATAGGLAPGVHRLTATAPDGRTADAHLVVAPARLPAPEGRSHGLLVQLYSVLSGRSWGMGDLGDLAALTAWAGRTLGAGFVQVNPLHAGVPGAPCDPSPYRPSSRRFPDPVHLRIEDVPEYARVTDPARRRRLTELAERGARLRRSVLAGDALIDRDAVAGLKHEALELLCAEPLAPERRAAYRAYLAERGPALEEHASWCALAEAHGPDWHRWPGELRDARSAGTARARAALADRVEVHRRLAWLTETHLADVQRTAREAGMAVGVVHDLAVGVHPHGADTWAGREHFADGMSVGAPPDAFNARGQDWGLPPWRPDRLAACGYAPFRELLRGLFRYAGALRVDHVMGLFRLWWVPRGRPAAEGTYVHYDAEAMLAVLVLEASRAGAVVIGEDLGTVEPGVREALRARGVLGTSVLWFERGDDGGPLPPERWRADCLATATTHDLPPTAARLTGADVALRDRLGLLTRPPAEERASARAETGRWLARLTALGLLPPPETGTDPAPGADSDPAAGTETGLAAGAGSDPAAGTTPGHPDESAPGTAVDAAGEDRPSAREEAEIQAVHRFLLRTPARLVGLWLPDAVGDRRPQNVPGTSDQYPNWRLPVTDATGRPVPLEELMDSPRLRALAGVLRSGAAR from the coding sequence ATGACCACCGCCCGGACCGCCCCCCGCGCCACGGCCGACCCCGCCGCGGACCTGGCCCGGCTCGCCGGGCTGCACGGCGTCGCCACCTCCTACCGCCCCTCCCCGGACCGCACGGTCACCGTCGGGCCCGCCGCCGTCGTCCGCGCCCTCGCCGCCCTGGACGTCGACGCGAGCGGGCCGGAGGCCGTCCGGCACGCGCTCGCCGCCCGGGAGGCCGCCCTGCGCGCCCGGCTGCTCCCGCCGACCCTCGTCCACTGGTCCGGTGCCCCCGCGCCCGCCGCCCTGGCCGCGCTGCCCGACGGCACCCGGCTCCGCGTCGAGACCGAGCAGGGCGAGGTCCGCGCCACCGCCGGCGGACTCGCGCCCGGCGTGCACCGGCTCACCGCGACCGCCCCCGACGGCCGCACCGCCGACGCCCACCTCGTCGTCGCCCCCGCCCGGCTGCCCGCCCCCGAGGGCCGCTCCCACGGGCTCCTCGTCCAGCTCTACTCCGTCCTGTCCGGGCGTTCCTGGGGCATGGGCGACCTCGGCGACCTCGCCGCGCTGACCGCCTGGGCCGGCCGGACCCTGGGCGCCGGGTTCGTCCAGGTCAACCCGCTGCACGCGGGGGTGCCCGGTGCCCCCTGCGACCCCTCCCCGTACCGGCCGTCCTCCCGCCGTTTCCCCGACCCGGTGCACCTGCGGATCGAGGACGTGCCCGAGTACGCCCGGGTCACCGACCCCGCCCGGCGGCGACGGCTGACGGAGCTGGCGGAGCGGGGCGCGCGGCTGCGCCGGTCGGTGCTGGCCGGGGACGCCCTCATCGACCGGGACGCGGTGGCCGGGCTGAAGCACGAGGCCCTGGAGCTGCTGTGCGCCGAACCCCTCGCCCCCGAGCGCCGGGCCGCGTACCGGGCCTACCTCGCCGAGCGCGGCCCGGCCCTGGAGGAGCACGCCAGCTGGTGCGCCCTCGCCGAGGCGCACGGTCCCGACTGGCACCGCTGGCCCGGGGAACTGCGCGACGCCCGCTCGGCCGGGACCGCCCGCGCCCGCGCCGCCCTCGCCGACCGGGTCGAGGTCCACCGCCGCCTCGCCTGGCTCACCGAGACCCACCTGGCCGACGTCCAGCGCACCGCCCGCGAGGCCGGCATGGCGGTCGGCGTCGTGCACGACCTCGCCGTCGGCGTCCACCCCCACGGGGCCGACACCTGGGCGGGGCGCGAGCACTTCGCCGACGGCATGTCGGTGGGCGCCCCGCCGGACGCCTTCAACGCCCGCGGCCAGGACTGGGGGCTGCCGCCCTGGCGCCCCGACCGGCTCGCCGCCTGCGGCTACGCGCCCTTCCGCGAACTGCTGCGCGGCCTGTTCCGGTACGCCGGCGCGCTCCGCGTCGACCACGTGATGGGCCTCTTCCGGCTCTGGTGGGTGCCGCGGGGCCGCCCGGCCGCCGAGGGCACCTACGTCCACTACGACGCCGAGGCGATGCTCGCCGTCCTCGTCCTGGAGGCGTCCCGCGCCGGAGCCGTGGTCATCGGCGAGGACCTGGGCACCGTCGAGCCGGGGGTGCGCGAGGCGCTGCGCGCACGCGGGGTGCTCGGCACCTCCGTGCTCTGGTTCGAGCGGGGGGACGACGGCGGTCCCCTGCCGCCCGAGCGGTGGCGGGCCGACTGCCTGGCCACCGCCACCACCCACGACCTGCCGCCCACCGCGGCCCGTCTCACCGGTGCCGACGTCGCCCTCCGCGACCGCCTCGGCCTGCTCACCCGCCCCCCGGCGGAGGAACGCGCGAGCGCGCGCGCCGAGACCGGCCGGTGGCTCGCCCGGCTCACCGCCCTCGGCCTGCTGCCCCCACCGGAGACCGGCACGGACCCTGCCCCGGGCGCCGACTCGGACCCTGCCGCGGGCACCGAGACGGGCCTCGCCGCGGGCGCCGGCTCGGACCCTGCCGCGGGCACCACCCCCGGCCACCCCGACGAGAGCGCCCCCGGTACCGCCGTCGACGCCGCCGGGGAGGACCGCCCCTCCGCCCGGGAGGAGGCCGAGATCCAGGCCGTCCACCGCTTCCTGCTGCGCACCCCCGCCCGCCTGGTCGGCCTCTGGCTGCCCGACGCGGTCGGCGACCGGCGCCCGCAGAACGTCCCCGGCACCTCGGACCAGTACCCGAACTGGCGGCTGCCCGTCACCGACGCCACCGGCCGCCCGGTCCCCCTGGAGGAGCTGATGGACTCGCCCCGGCTGCGCGCCCTGGCCGGTGTCCTGCGGTCCGGCGCCGCCCGCTGA